From the bacterium genome, one window contains:
- a CDS encoding DUF4286 family protein: MAARFMYVVRVKISVKEEQEWNRWHNKVHIPKVLAQPGFIQVRKFRAVGDGVKEAEYFVLYELQNQSAYVKYAQSEEGANLRQEYLDAYGARTKITRWAWQETLKLVKS, encoded by the coding sequence ATGGCTGCAAGATTCATGTACGTTGTGCGCGTGAAGATTTCTGTGAAGGAAGAACAAGAATGGAATCGCTGGCATAACAAGGTGCATATCCCGAAAGTGCTTGCTCAGCCTGGTTTCATTCAAGTAAGAAAATTTCGTGCAGTAGGGGATGGGGTTAAAGAAGCTGAATATTTTGTGCTCTACGAATTGCAAAATCAATCGGCTTACGTGAAATATGCTCAGAGCGAAGAGGGAGCGAATTTGCGCCAGGAATACCTTGATGCTTATGGCGCGAGGACCAAGATTACCAGATGGGCCTGGCAAGAAACGCTAAAACTCGTTAAAAGTTGA